In one Vibrio sp. YMD68 genomic region, the following are encoded:
- a CDS encoding FAD-dependent oxidoreductase, whose protein sequence is MKNEVERSNYVQVAIVGGGVAGSTVAIHLAELGVSLALLEKSESLVNGPPICHLHAGGNLYREISSKQCLELLEQSINTVRLFPHTINRRPTVIATPLSDDGNPNDIIERLKLVKSCYQTLVAKDSRNQVLGNPEQYFKSYSQAELQTLALSKQPKHPLTLDDWMIPFAQNAELDRLKYPVISVQEYGWSVFRLAASASLILEQMDKCDVKTNTTLIRTQFIDGMWLLTYQDSNGQERQMYAEHLVNACGYQTGTVDDQASYKRNRMVEFKAAYMTHWEACNQQWPEVIFHGPRGTAKGMAQLTPYANGVFQLHGMTENITLFKDGLVSSTSESAQPNLPERLKGKLAKGWSNEATMERTSRAIGHMEQFIPTFGSATKLSKPLYGAQQIPGSDATLRSTDVTFEEQNYARVEVVKGSSALDAAKKLVAHWSLCLAKESSIENTHPTALALSYQDVETKALELAIERSYPKELALLAGAVDTVTSELVTKEPSPLAPCVL, encoded by the coding sequence ATGAAAAATGAGGTTGAACGCTCTAATTACGTTCAAGTCGCCATTGTTGGAGGCGGTGTAGCGGGGTCAACTGTTGCTATTCATTTGGCTGAACTTGGTGTCTCTTTAGCATTGCTTGAGAAAAGCGAGAGTCTCGTCAATGGTCCTCCTATTTGTCATCTCCATGCTGGAGGTAACCTTTATAGAGAGATCTCCTCTAAGCAGTGTTTAGAGCTCTTGGAGCAGTCGATCAACACCGTGAGACTTTTTCCTCATACCATCAATCGTAGGCCTACTGTCATTGCGACTCCTCTTAGCGATGATGGGAATCCTAATGATATTATTGAACGGTTAAAGTTGGTGAAAAGTTGCTACCAAACGCTTGTAGCGAAAGATAGCCGTAATCAGGTCCTTGGCAATCCTGAACAATATTTTAAATCCTACAGTCAGGCAGAGCTTCAAACATTGGCGCTTAGCAAGCAGCCCAAACACCCCTTAACTCTTGATGACTGGATGATACCGTTTGCACAAAATGCCGAATTAGATCGACTGAAATACCCCGTCATCTCAGTACAAGAATACGGTTGGAGTGTGTTTAGGCTGGCGGCGAGTGCTAGCTTAATTTTGGAACAGATGGATAAGTGTGATGTTAAAACCAACACAACATTAATTCGAACACAGTTCATTGATGGTATGTGGCTTCTGACTTATCAAGATTCTAACGGTCAAGAGCGTCAAATGTATGCTGAGCACCTGGTCAATGCGTGTGGCTACCAAACAGGTACCGTCGATGATCAAGCCAGTTATAAACGAAATCGCATGGTCGAGTTTAAAGCAGCCTATATGACTCATTGGGAAGCTTGCAATCAACAGTGGCCAGAGGTTATTTTCCATGGTCCCCGCGGCACCGCAAAGGGAATGGCTCAACTTACGCCTTATGCCAATGGGGTTTTTCAGCTGCACGGCATGACCGAAAATATCACTCTATTCAAGGATGGCTTGGTCTCTTCGACCTCAGAATCTGCTCAGCCTAATTTGCCTGAAAGATTGAAAGGCAAGCTAGCTAAAGGGTGGTCCAATGAAGCGACGATGGAAAGGACCTCACGTGCTATCGGCCATATGGAACAATTTATTCCAACGTTTGGCTCTGCTACCAAGTTATCGAAACCACTTTATGGTGCGCAACAAATCCCTGGAAGCGATGCGACTTTACGATCAACAGACGTGACGTTTGAAGAACAAAACTATGCGCGTGTAGAAGTGGTCAAAGGGTCGTCGGCGTTAGATGCTGCCAAAAAACTGGTGGCTCATTGGTCGCTTTGTTTAGCGAAAGAAAGCTCTATTGAGAATACACATCCCACCGCGCTCGCTTTGAGTTATCAAGACGTTGAAACTAAAGCATTAGAGCTGGCTATTGAGCGTTCTTACCCTAAAGAGTTGGCACTACTCGCTGGCGCAGTGGACACCGTAACATCAGAGCTAGTAACCAAAGAACCGAGCCCATTGGCACCATGCGTCTTGTAA
- a CDS encoding biotin-dependent carboxyltransferase family protein, whose amino-acid sequence MKQHNSALKVVKPGPLTLIQDFGRFGCSHLGLTQGGPVDDYAYSWANHLLGNTVNSPALEITLGQAEFEILNDCTLAITGANQQVTLDGNTVTNWSTFNANKGQRLKFGLTKNGLRTYLAIVGGFKALDHFGSCATVVRDGVGGLSQDGQPIDTGDVFQCKPHHQHKKPIQLTFRYTPNYDLPLKLRVIESYQSDQFPTESLQKFYQQRFTVSQHSDRMGYRLSGEKVTPPETELLSEGIALGAIQVPPDGQPIILLNDRQTIGGYPKIGCVARIDLPRLAQAKPGQEIQFVKGDLLGLQDAWCQWARFFGY is encoded by the coding sequence ATGAAACAACACAATAGTGCTTTGAAAGTGGTTAAACCCGGTCCGTTAACTCTTATTCAAGATTTCGGCCGCTTTGGGTGCAGCCATCTCGGGCTGACTCAGGGCGGGCCTGTGGATGATTATGCTTATAGTTGGGCTAACCATTTATTAGGTAATACGGTGAACAGCCCTGCATTAGAAATAACGCTCGGTCAGGCGGAGTTTGAAATTCTCAATGATTGTACACTCGCCATTACTGGCGCAAACCAGCAAGTCACGCTTGATGGCAATACCGTTACAAATTGGTCAACGTTTAATGCCAACAAAGGGCAACGACTAAAATTCGGGCTCACGAAGAATGGCCTACGAACCTATCTAGCCATTGTCGGTGGTTTTAAGGCTTTAGATCATTTTGGCAGCTGCGCGACGGTCGTGCGAGACGGTGTTGGCGGGCTGAGTCAAGATGGCCAACCCATTGACACCGGTGATGTTTTTCAATGTAAACCGCACCATCAACATAAAAAGCCCATACAACTGACTTTTCGATACACCCCAAACTATGATCTGCCGCTGAAGTTACGGGTAATAGAAAGCTACCAAAGTGACCAGTTCCCAACCGAATCATTACAGAAATTTTATCAGCAACGTTTTACCGTGAGCCAGCATAGTGATCGGATGGGGTATCGACTTTCGGGGGAAAAGGTTACTCCGCCAGAAACAGAACTGCTTAGCGAAGGAATTGCTTTAGGCGCGATTCAAGTCCCGCCAGACGGACAACCGATAATTTTGCTCAATGACCGTCAAACGATTGGAGGTTACCCCAAAATTGGGTGCGTTGCACGAATAGACTTACCAAGACTTGCCCAAGCAAAGCCTGGGCAAGAAATTCAATTTGTTAAAGGCGATTTGTTAGGATTACAAGACGCATGGTGCCAATGGGCTCGGTTCTTTGGTTACTAG
- the galE gene encoding UDP-glucose 4-epimerase GalE, which translates to MNVLVTGGMGYIGSHTCIQMIESGMTPIIFDNLYNSKSSVLERIEKVSGTRPKFVEGDVRDRDLLIQVLNEHNIESVIHFAGLKAVGESVEKPLEYYDNNVNGTLVLVDAMRQTNVKSLVFSSSATVYGDPASVPITEDFPTSATNPYGRSKLMVEECLADFQKANEDWSITLLRYFNPVGSHPTGLLGEDPQGIPNNLMPFVSQVAVGRREYLSVFGNDYPTSDGTGVRDYIHVMDLSDGHIAALNKVGEKQGLHIYNLGTGNGYSVLEMVSAFEAASGKPVPYKVVERRAGDIAECWADPSKAINDLEWSAKRSLEEMTQDTWRWQSSNPNGYPNS; encoded by the coding sequence ATGAACGTTTTAGTAACTGGTGGTATGGGCTACATAGGCAGCCATACGTGTATTCAAATGATTGAATCAGGCATGACACCGATTATTTTTGATAATCTGTACAACAGTAAGAGCAGCGTATTAGAGCGTATTGAAAAAGTATCGGGTACTCGCCCTAAGTTTGTGGAAGGCGATGTGCGTGATAGAGATCTGCTCATTCAGGTTTTAAACGAACACAACATCGAGAGCGTGATTCATTTCGCGGGATTAAAAGCCGTTGGAGAATCTGTCGAGAAGCCATTAGAGTATTACGACAATAATGTGAATGGCACCTTGGTCTTAGTGGATGCTATGCGCCAAACGAATGTAAAAAGCCTAGTCTTTAGCTCCTCTGCAACGGTTTACGGTGATCCCGCTTCAGTGCCTATTACCGAAGATTTTCCAACCAGTGCGACGAACCCTTATGGTCGAAGTAAATTAATGGTTGAAGAGTGTTTGGCTGATTTTCAAAAAGCGAATGAAGATTGGAGTATCACTTTACTGCGTTATTTTAACCCTGTCGGCTCTCATCCAACCGGGCTTTTGGGGGAAGATCCACAAGGTATTCCGAATAACCTGATGCCTTTTGTTTCTCAGGTTGCGGTAGGTCGTCGAGAGTATTTGTCGGTGTTTGGCAATGATTACCCAACTAGCGATGGTACTGGCGTGCGAGATTATATTCACGTTATGGATTTATCCGACGGCCATATTGCTGCGTTGAATAAGGTGGGCGAGAAGCAAGGGCTGCATATTTATAACCTTGGTACTGGTAATGGTTACAGTGTACTTGAGATGGTTTCTGCTTTTGAAGCAGCATCAGGCAAACCTGTGCCGTATAAAGTGGTTGAACGACGTGCGGGTGACATCGCCGAGTGTTGGGCGGATCCAAGTAAAGCCATTAACGATCTAGAGTGGAGTGCGAAACGTTCACTAGAGGAAATGACTCAAGATACATGGCGTTGGCAGTCTTCAAACCCAAACGGTTACCCAAATAGCTAA
- a CDS encoding 5-oxoprolinase subunit PxpA: MTQVTITLNCDMGESFGEWKMGADEQVMPHINMANIACGFHASDPSIMSHTIELALQHQVSIGAHPSYPDLQGFGRRSIPFEPQQLTDLLIYQIGALKALCESKNTSLDYVKPHGALYNDMQTNITIFEAVVDAVSCFHIPLMTLASPHNQPKLDIADRYDVPLLFEAFIDRTYLANGLLAPRNLSGAVLSHQEDILNQLKQILNYQKVTTLDGFVIPIDADTLCVHGDNPDSIELIKEIAQLISSHSK; this comes from the coding sequence ATGACACAAGTAACGATTACTCTAAATTGTGACATGGGCGAAAGTTTCGGCGAGTGGAAGATGGGCGCCGATGAACAAGTGATGCCTCACATTAATATGGCAAACATCGCTTGCGGATTTCATGCCTCAGATCCCAGTATTATGAGCCATACTATCGAGTTAGCGTTACAGCATCAGGTGTCTATTGGTGCACACCCTAGCTATCCTGATCTGCAAGGATTTGGGCGTCGCTCTATCCCATTCGAGCCTCAACAACTGACCGATTTATTGATCTACCAAATTGGTGCTTTAAAAGCCTTATGCGAGAGTAAGAACACGTCCTTAGATTATGTTAAACCGCATGGGGCTCTTTATAACGACATGCAAACGAACATAACGATCTTTGAAGCCGTTGTTGATGCTGTTTCATGCTTTCATATTCCTCTCATGACGTTAGCCTCGCCACATAATCAACCTAAGCTTGATATCGCAGATCGCTATGATGTGCCTCTGTTATTCGAAGCATTTATTGATAGAACGTATCTTGCCAATGGACTGCTCGCCCCGAGAAACCTAAGTGGCGCGGTTTTATCACACCAAGAAGACATATTGAACCAACTTAAACAGATCTTGAATTACCAGAAAGTGACCACTCTTGATGGTTTTGTTATCCCCATTGACGCTGACACCCTATGTGTCCATGGTGATAATCCAGATTCGATAGAGCTTATTAAAGAAATAGCTCAATTAATTAGCTCTCATTCAAAGTGA
- a CDS encoding FtsX-like permease family protein, with protein MNKVSTADRGISKATWLVNWSLKEIRHGQLWPIALSLSLIIACVFALSALAERIEQVVVKQGKDALTSDLVFQSSNPLPQSLEDAILKAPIEVSRVTRFATMAFSDTQMQLVTVKALESNYPLRGTMRLASDIQESQQVNKNELWLDKRLLTQLDVVIGDSLAIGDADFIVSGTIEEEPGLSFNPFQQMPTVLIHYSDIAQTGAIQIGSRVRYQLYINGDETELEQLKSQVTLTASERWKDTNTASRTNDIFINTTQYLSLSVAIVILMAAATLVLTCQSYVASRRTTIAMLKSLGATKRWLTRWILLQIGILLLVSIALGFSAGMLLEYLLRLPLVDILPEQLPSYGLSPYLLSVATCVLIAVPALGMPLLNLFNISAAQAMQPASKHIFKRRYYGLIAIPVLPLLGYYASNTLVWMLFGGLVGVIVTLAIISLAITKLMTKLPLGATFKLALNRIHRTPVMTGLQYSALGLSLMLMATLWLVRTDLLQDWQKTLPANAANAFSLNISEQDRESYLEQLDQHEVERSQAFPIIRGRLTHINGIDAKEIEGAEEKSDALRRELNFTWGDTIPDYNPVLEGEWSNVGGVSVESEVAQDLGINIGDTLTFTISAQTIEAKVNSIRKVEWREMKPNFYFIFTSDLMADHMASYLISFRIEPEHDSLMQRLSREYPTVSFMDIREVGSKIEQLLRQFVWAITLLAGLGGLAGLLLIFTLLQLSLSQRQQELRLYRTLGATQKFIKRTIWAEYGLMALVAGIVASLGAELLVASILKFGFDLSPTWHFMLWIVLPLVAFCTLFVVVRSLVKTLLTPMSKEIN; from the coding sequence ATGAATAAAGTGTCTACAGCCGATCGTGGCATTTCTAAAGCCACTTGGCTTGTCAACTGGAGCCTCAAAGAAATACGTCATGGACAGCTTTGGCCCATCGCTCTTTCACTCTCTCTGATCATTGCGTGTGTCTTTGCTCTGTCTGCGCTCGCAGAACGCATTGAACAGGTTGTGGTTAAACAGGGTAAAGATGCGCTCACGTCAGATTTAGTGTTTCAATCTTCTAATCCTCTTCCGCAATCATTAGAGGATGCGATATTAAAAGCGCCAATTGAGGTAAGCCGCGTGACACGTTTTGCTACCATGGCGTTCAGCGATACCCAAATGCAGCTTGTTACGGTAAAAGCATTAGAGTCGAATTACCCACTTCGTGGAACAATGAGGCTCGCTTCAGATATTCAGGAGTCGCAGCAAGTTAATAAAAACGAACTTTGGCTTGATAAGCGACTTCTTACTCAGCTTGATGTTGTTATAGGAGATTCACTGGCTATCGGTGACGCTGATTTTATCGTGAGCGGGACAATAGAAGAAGAGCCAGGGCTGTCGTTTAATCCCTTTCAACAAATGCCAACAGTGCTTATTCACTATTCTGATATCGCTCAAACCGGTGCGATTCAAATCGGAAGTCGGGTGCGTTATCAGCTCTACATTAACGGGGATGAAACTGAACTTGAGCAGTTAAAAAGCCAAGTAACGCTGACGGCTAGCGAACGCTGGAAAGACACCAATACAGCCAGTCGAACCAACGATATCTTCATTAATACAACGCAATATCTCTCGCTCAGCGTAGCGATTGTGATTTTAATGGCAGCAGCAACGTTAGTCTTAACCTGTCAAAGTTATGTGGCGTCGCGAAGAACCACCATTGCTATGCTGAAAAGCCTGGGGGCCACAAAGCGTTGGCTCACTCGATGGATATTACTTCAAATCGGTATTTTGTTACTGGTTTCCATTGCGCTCGGTTTCAGCGCTGGGATGCTCCTAGAATACCTGCTTCGGTTACCTTTGGTGGATATCTTACCAGAGCAGCTTCCTTCATACGGTTTATCGCCCTATCTGTTATCGGTCGCGACGTGTGTGCTTATCGCGGTACCAGCACTAGGCATGCCACTGCTGAATTTGTTTAACATTAGTGCTGCGCAAGCAATGCAACCTGCGAGTAAACACATTTTCAAGCGTCGCTATTATGGGTTAATCGCGATTCCGGTTTTACCCTTACTCGGTTATTACGCGAGTAACACCTTAGTATGGATGCTGTTCGGTGGGCTTGTTGGGGTTATTGTCACCCTGGCAATTATCAGCCTTGCTATCACCAAACTGATGACGAAACTGCCCTTAGGTGCAACGTTTAAACTTGCTTTGAACCGGATACATAGAACACCCGTCATGACTGGGCTTCAATACAGCGCTCTTGGCCTGTCGTTGATGCTAATGGCGACACTATGGTTAGTGAGAACGGATCTATTGCAAGATTGGCAAAAGACACTACCAGCGAACGCGGCTAATGCCTTTTCATTGAATATATCTGAGCAAGATCGGGAAAGCTATTTAGAGCAATTGGACCAGCATGAGGTTGAGCGTTCACAAGCGTTTCCGATTATTCGTGGCAGGTTGACCCATATTAATGGTATTGATGCCAAAGAAATTGAGGGAGCAGAAGAAAAGAGTGATGCACTTCGAAGAGAGCTGAATTTTACCTGGGGAGATACGATTCCCGACTACAACCCAGTGCTCGAAGGGGAGTGGAGCAACGTCGGAGGTGTTTCAGTGGAATCTGAAGTCGCACAGGACTTAGGTATTAACATCGGCGATACGTTAACGTTCACCATCAGTGCACAGACCATCGAAGCCAAAGTCAATTCAATCAGAAAAGTAGAATGGCGCGAAATGAAACCCAATTTCTATTTCATTTTCACTTCAGATCTTATGGCCGATCACATGGCGAGCTACTTGATCAGTTTTAGAATTGAACCAGAGCATGACTCGCTGATGCAACGCTTATCTCGTGAATACCCAACGGTCAGCTTCATGGATATTAGGGAAGTGGGCAGTAAGATTGAGCAGCTACTCAGACAGTTCGTATGGGCGATTACTTTACTAGCTGGGCTGGGTGGTTTGGCGGGCTTATTGTTGATTTTCACGCTACTGCAATTGAGTCTTTCTCAAAGACAGCAAGAGCTTCGTTTGTACCGAACTTTAGGTGCGACTCAGAAGTTTATAAAACGTACCATTTGGGCAGAATATGGCCTCATGGCATTGGTAGCGGGTATTGTCGCGAGTTTAGGCGCAGAGTTGTTGGTGGCCAGTATATTAAAGTTTGGCTTTGATCTATCGCCAACTTGGCATTTTATGCTTTGGATAGTCTTGCCGCTGGTCGCTTTTTGCACACTTTTCGTGGTGGTCAGAAGTTTGGTTAAAACTCTGTTAACCCCTATGAGTAAAGAGATTAATTAA
- a CDS encoding diguanylate cyclase: MVRYLSLRNKLTIPIILFVFITYIVAQGYGFIATYTMQKNALLERIDVVASSIALNLQTTLLLNDPAVVGETLSVFSADENVLKVKLYSVNGDLLGMYQQQGASTPTPNVEQQKEILSSGFSSSGDFIYVLTPVKLKEKTIARLRVTVSKATFKQLYNRVLLNGYFSLLLLVIAGFGLYRLIEKFILTPVFALNQAIGTYINHDGKNERIEVSSSDEIGDLVSAFNTMLDRISERERQVVYTLDKLEQEKSFVNEVVETVQHGLIVVDDKGNILHFNAACNDVFKCTPAYLTGANLLDVINVDKQSQLHKRILSGNEFDDVLLIRKDIFNHEQRLEITCRKLSREGQFLFAIQDVTKIQSVLSRQRLAAGVVENSQDGVMVINQDGYITMINPAVTQLLGYTQDQLVECRPEDVMDWHQAASLMPLITESVVNYGQWQGEISEKHRNGNLVPMFVKVNRIVSSDKDSIYDWVFMLTDLSNIKELERLEYLAHHDSLTGLANRAHLYRVLDEVITNVRDNQQGFALLYLDLDGFKQVNDTYGHDAGDEVLRQVSQRLLSQVRSQDLVARLSGDEFVVVINPCLKSSIGQFSERLIHLLSENIVYNGQVMTIGVSVGACHINDSTHSLDTILKTADRAMYQAKSSGKGKYVLIGNTD, encoded by the coding sequence ATGGTGCGGTATCTTTCACTGCGAAATAAGCTGACGATTCCGATTATATTGTTTGTCTTCATCACTTATATCGTGGCCCAAGGCTATGGCTTTATTGCGACTTATACAATGCAAAAGAATGCGCTTTTAGAGCGTATTGATGTCGTTGCCAGCAGTATTGCGCTTAATCTTCAAACTACCCTTCTACTCAATGATCCCGCTGTTGTTGGCGAAACCTTGTCTGTCTTTTCTGCCGATGAGAATGTACTGAAAGTTAAGTTGTACAGTGTCAACGGCGATTTACTGGGTATGTATCAACAGCAAGGAGCATCGACTCCCACTCCTAACGTCGAACAACAAAAAGAAATCCTATCATCTGGCTTCTCTTCATCCGGTGATTTCATTTATGTGCTGACGCCGGTCAAGTTAAAAGAGAAAACCATTGCTAGGCTGAGAGTAACGGTCAGTAAGGCAACGTTCAAGCAGTTGTACAATCGCGTATTATTGAATGGATATTTTTCTTTATTGCTACTGGTTATTGCCGGTTTTGGTCTGTACCGTTTGATTGAAAAATTCATATTGACCCCTGTATTTGCTCTAAACCAAGCCATAGGCACCTATATTAACCATGACGGTAAAAATGAGCGGATTGAAGTTTCGTCTAGCGATGAAATTGGCGATCTGGTGAGTGCATTTAACACCATGCTCGACAGGATCAGTGAGAGAGAGCGCCAAGTCGTTTATACATTGGATAAGTTGGAGCAGGAAAAATCCTTTGTGAATGAAGTTGTTGAAACGGTGCAGCATGGTTTAATTGTTGTTGATGACAAAGGAAATATTCTCCATTTCAATGCGGCTTGCAATGATGTGTTCAAATGCACCCCTGCTTATCTCACAGGGGCTAACCTTCTTGATGTGATCAACGTAGATAAGCAGAGCCAGCTGCACAAAAGGATCTTAAGTGGTAACGAGTTTGATGATGTATTACTGATCAGGAAAGACATATTTAACCATGAACAAAGGTTAGAAATCACTTGTCGTAAACTGTCTAGAGAAGGGCAATTTTTATTCGCTATTCAAGATGTCACAAAAATCCAGTCAGTTCTGAGCCGCCAACGCTTAGCGGCTGGTGTGGTCGAGAATAGTCAAGATGGGGTGATGGTGATCAATCAAGATGGTTATATCACGATGATCAATCCGGCAGTAACACAGCTGTTGGGCTATACCCAAGATCAGTTAGTCGAGTGTCGCCCAGAAGACGTGATGGATTGGCACCAAGCCGCCTCATTAATGCCGCTCATTACTGAATCGGTCGTCAATTACGGACAATGGCAAGGCGAGATATCAGAGAAGCATCGCAACGGCAACCTAGTACCAATGTTTGTCAAAGTCAACCGGATAGTCAGTAGTGACAAAGATTCCATCTATGATTGGGTGTTCATGCTGACTGATTTATCAAATATTAAAGAACTTGAGCGGTTAGAATACTTAGCTCATCATGACTCTTTAACTGGCCTTGCTAACCGAGCCCATCTGTACCGTGTCCTGGACGAAGTTATTACCAATGTAAGAGATAACCAACAAGGCTTTGCGTTACTTTATCTTGATCTTGATGGCTTTAAGCAGGTCAACGACACATACGGACATGACGCGGGGGACGAAGTGCTACGGCAAGTTTCACAGAGACTGCTGTCTCAAGTTCGTTCTCAAGATCTTGTCGCTCGTTTATCCGGCGATGAGTTTGTCGTGGTGATTAACCCTTGCCTTAAGTCAAGCATTGGACAGTTTTCGGAACGACTGATTCATCTCCTGTCTGAAAATATTGTTTACAATGGGCAGGTGATGACAATTGGTGTCAGTGTGGGTGCTTGCCATATCAACGATTCGACACACAGCCTCGATACTATTTTAAAGACGGCGGACAGGGCGATGTATCAAGCGAAATCCTCAGGGAAAGGAAAATATGTTCTCATTGGTAATACAGATTAG
- the tesA gene encoding multifunctional acyl-CoA thioesterase I/protease I/lysophospholipase L1 produces the protein MIRLFSLILIVLCSSIAHSKTLLVLGDSLSAGYNMPVEQAWPSLLGNALANHNKTIEIVNGSVSGDTTGNGLSRLPLLLEEHNPNYVLIELGANDGLRGFPPNLISNTLTELIKITKDSGAQPILMQIRIPPNYGKRYSDAFFQIYPNLAEQENIPLLPFFLEQVVIKPEWMMEDGLHPKPVAQPWIAEFVAEKISVHL, from the coding sequence ATGATTCGGCTATTTTCCTTAATTCTTATTGTTCTCTGTTCTAGCATTGCACACAGTAAAACGCTACTGGTTCTCGGCGACAGCTTAAGCGCTGGATATAACATGCCAGTTGAACAGGCTTGGCCTTCACTATTGGGTAATGCATTGGCTAACCATAATAAAACCATTGAAATCGTTAATGGAAGCGTTTCCGGTGATACTACGGGTAATGGCTTATCACGCCTACCTTTATTGCTGGAAGAGCATAACCCTAACTATGTTCTGATCGAACTTGGTGCTAATGATGGCTTGCGCGGGTTTCCACCCAATCTGATCTCTAATACGTTGACTGAACTCATAAAGATCACAAAAGATTCAGGGGCTCAGCCAATATTAATGCAAATCCGCATTCCACCCAATTATGGGAAGCGCTACAGCGATGCATTTTTTCAAATTTACCCAAACCTAGCTGAGCAAGAAAACATACCATTACTCCCTTTCTTTTTAGAGCAAGTCGTTATCAAACCAGAGTGGATGATGGAAGACGGTCTGCACCCTAAACCGGTTGCTCAGCCATGGATCGCAGAGTTTGTCGCTGAAAAAATATCGGTACATCTTTAA
- a CDS encoding carboxyltransferase domain-containing protein — translation MTYSYTITPVAECSILVTFDADPSSHLSLFIGAITHSLAQSYSDWIMNITPSYNTILIDYLPHRIELTEFLAKMNSHIISQENQPTHFSYDTVILPAYYDLSVGADLTEYISDGLSLEKIIELHTEVDYTVSAIGFTPGFAFLSDVHPLLRKPRKASPRLSVPKGSIAIANKQTAVYPNASPGGWNIIGNCPINLCEPSKEPMTPFLIGQTVRFRPISKQEFISLGGVIPDEDMQ, via the coding sequence TTGACGTATTCTTATACCATTACACCCGTTGCAGAATGCTCGATCTTAGTCACGTTTGACGCGGATCCTTCATCCCATTTGTCTCTTTTTATCGGAGCCATTACTCACTCGTTAGCTCAATCCTATTCTGATTGGATAATGAATATCACGCCATCCTACAATACGATTCTCATTGATTACCTCCCTCACCGCATTGAGCTTACTGAGTTTTTAGCCAAGATGAATTCCCATATCATCAGCCAAGAGAATCAACCTACCCATTTTAGTTATGATACGGTGATTCTTCCTGCCTATTACGACCTATCTGTTGGGGCAGATCTGACCGAGTATATAAGCGATGGTCTCTCTTTAGAGAAGATCATTGAGCTGCATACCGAGGTTGATTACACGGTCTCTGCGATTGGTTTTACTCCTGGCTTCGCATTTTTATCTGACGTTCATCCGTTATTACGAAAACCGAGAAAAGCCTCCCCTAGACTGAGCGTACCTAAAGGCAGTATAGCCATTGCTAATAAGCAAACTGCAGTTTACCCCAACGCTTCTCCAGGTGGATGGAACATCATAGGCAATTGCCCCATCAACCTCTGTGAGCCATCTAAAGAGCCGATGACACCTTTCTTGATAGGTCAAACCGTTAGATTTAGACCCATTTCCAAACAAGAGTTTATATCGCTAGGTGGTGTGATCCCCGACGAGGACATGCAATGA
- a CDS encoding TIGR02808 family protein → MSTFESVIWHILGYSAMPVIILGGFIGVAAVSIWLLSLGKDKEV, encoded by the coding sequence ATGAGTACATTTGAATCTGTGATTTGGCACATTCTAGGCTATAGTGCGATGCCAGTAATCATACTAGGTGGTTTCATTGGTGTGGCCGCGGTAAGCATATGGCTACTGTCGTTAGGTAAAGATAAAGAAGTCTAG